From Medicago truncatula cultivar Jemalong A17 chromosome 7, MtrunA17r5.0-ANR, whole genome shotgun sequence, a single genomic window includes:
- the LOC11432561 gene encoding non-specific lipid-transfer protein 1 encodes MASSMFVKITFLAMICLVLGTPLANAALSCGQIQLTVAPCIGYLRTPGPSVPAPCCNGIRSVYYQAKTTADRQGVCRCLKSTTLSLPGLNLPALAGAPAKCGVNVPYKVAPSIDCNTVRH; translated from the exons ATGGCTAGCTCAATGTTTGTCAAGATTACTTTCTTGGCTATGATATGCTTGGTTTTGGGCACTCCCTTAGCCAATGCTGCCCTTTCATGTGGTCAGATACAACTCACCGTAGCACCGTGCATTGGATACCTAAGGACCCCTGGTCCATCTGTCCCCGCACCATGTTGCAATGGGATTAGGAGTGTATATTACCAAGCCAAAACTACCGCCGATCGTCAAGGTGTTTGTAGGTGCCTCAAATCCACTACACTCAGCTTACCTGGACTCAATCTTCCTGCCCTTGCTGGTGCCCCTGCCAAGTGTGGTGTCAACGTCCCCTACAAAGTTGCCCCTTCCATTGACTGCAACAC GGTGAGGCATTGA